In a single window of the Panthera leo isolate Ple1 chromosome A1, P.leo_Ple1_pat1.1, whole genome shotgun sequence genome:
- the LOC122221530 gene encoding 60S ribosomal protein L21 → MTNTKGKRRGTRYMFSRPFRKHGVVPLATYMRIYKKGDIVDIKGMGTVQKGMPHKCYHGKTGRVYNVTQHAVGIVVNKQVKGKILAKRINVRIEHIKHSKSRDSFLKRVKENDQKKKEAKEKGTWVQLKRQPAPPREAHFVRTNGKEPELLEPIPYEFMA, encoded by the coding sequence ATGAccaacacaaagggaaagaggagaggtacTCGCTATATGTTCTCTAGgccttttagaaaacatggagTTGTTCCTTTGGCAACATACATGCGAATCTACAAAAAAGGTGATATTGTGGACATCAAGGGAATGGGCACTGTTCAAAAAGGAATGCCCCACAAATGTTACCACGGCAAAACTGGAAGAGTCTACAATGTTACCCAGCATGCTGTTGGCATTGTTGTCAACAAACAAGTTAAGGGCAAGATTCTTGCTAAGAGAATTAATGTACGTATCGAGCACATTAAGCACTCAAAGAGCCGAGACAGCTTCCTGAAGCGCgtgaaggaaaatgatcagaaaaagaaggaagccaaggagaaaggtaCTTGGGTTCAACTGAAGCgccagcctgccccacccagagAAGCACACTTTGTGAGAACCAATGGAAAGGAGCCTGAGCTGTTGGAACCCATTCCCTATGAATTCATGGcgtga